From Woronichinia naegeliana WA131, the proteins below share one genomic window:
- a CDS encoding ISKra4 family transposase — protein MKTLVGEVEISQKQARKLKVSPKIVLSPGLEKCCLRASAKTSYQQAEEDIEELMGIKVGHSSLHRLVERTELPLAQAQSESAGVSIDGGKICLRGEEKEGGQWRDYKLVSLHGNVCEAFFQDPEGLKNWSNVQPLSPIVTFLGDGHPGIWNAVESFATQSWLIRREVLDWYHLKENLFKVGGSLKRLEAVEHLLWRGFVNKAIDAFDGVKSKRAKNFQAYLTKHYQRIPDYQYYQQLGIVIGSGDVESKIKQVGARVKLSGARWHLHNVSRILRLRCAYLNHSPLLSVNVLS, from the coding sequence ATCAAAACCCTAGTCGGAGAAGTGGAAATAAGCCAAAAACAAGCCAGAAAACTAAAGGTGTCGCCAAAAATCGTCTTAAGTCCAGGTTTAGAGAAATGCTGTCTAAGAGCCAGTGCGAAAACATCCTACCAACAAGCAGAAGAAGATATAGAGGAGTTGATGGGGATAAAAGTAGGACATAGCAGTTTACATCGCTTGGTAGAACGGACAGAACTGCCCTTAGCTCAAGCTCAGTCAGAGAGTGCGGGGGTCAGTATAGATGGGGGAAAGATTTGTCTGCGGGGCGAGGAGAAGGAAGGGGGACAGTGGCGAGATTATAAACTGGTGAGTCTTCATGGCAATGTCTGTGAAGCCTTTTTCCAAGACCCAGAGGGCTTAAAGAATTGGAGCAATGTTCAACCTTTGTCCCCAATAGTGACCTTTTTGGGAGATGGTCATCCCGGAATCTGGAATGCGGTAGAGAGTTTCGCCACTCAATCGTGGCTGATACGACGAGAGGTGTTGGATTGGTATCATCTCAAGGAGAATCTGTTCAAAGTGGGTGGCTCTCTCAAACGGCTAGAAGCAGTGGAGCATTTACTGTGGCGGGGTTTTGTGAACAAGGCAATAGATGCGTTTGATGGAGTCAAAAGCAAGAGGGCAAAGAATTTTCAAGCCTATTTGACGAAGCATTATCAGCGTATCCCTGATTACCAATACTATCAACAGCTTGGTATTGTGATTGGTTCTGGTGATGTGGAGTCTAAGATTAAACAGGTGGGAGCTAGGGTTAAATTGTCGGGAGCACGTTGGCATCTTCATAATGTTTCTCGTATTCTTCGGCTACGATGTGCTTATCTCAATCACTCTCCTCTTTTGAGTGTCAATGTATTATCTTAA
- a CDS encoding FAD-dependent hydroxylase codes for MLDENANLSESLTFDLAIVGGGIVGATLASILKTTGLKIALIESLPPEQALFKPQAYALSLFSSRIFKGIGIWSQILPKIGKFAHIRLSDADYAGIVPFAKTDLQTEDLGYVGEHQIILAALQDNLPPSSHLQWIRPAEVIAVDYQPEQVVLTIKQNQTESKIQAKLVIGADGAKSRLRSLAGIQTKGWKYWQSCVAFTIHHQAPRNDIAFERFWYSGPMGVLPLPDNRCQIVWTLPHAQAQALTATDEADFLQQLQTRLAGSLGPISLVSPRRLFPVQLMQSDRYIQPRLALVGDAAHCCHPVGGQGLNMGIRDAAALAEVIQTAFEQGEDFGSLGVLKRYERWRKPENLIILGFTDLLDRLFSNDWLLIVLIRRLGLGILAQFAPVKILALKLMTGLLGRQPRLAQPYTKFLNT; via the coding sequence ATGCTTGACGAAAACGCTAACCTGTCCGAAAGCTTAACCTTTGATCTGGCCATTGTCGGGGGCGGTATTGTCGGTGCAACCCTAGCCTCTATCCTCAAAACAACGGGTCTAAAAATTGCCCTAATTGAGTCCCTGCCCCCAGAACAGGCACTCTTTAAACCCCAAGCCTACGCCCTTTCTCTCTTCTCTAGCCGCATCTTCAAAGGCATTGGTATTTGGTCACAGATTCTACCCAAAATAGGCAAATTTGCTCATATTCGTCTTTCCGATGCCGATTATGCTGGCATTGTTCCCTTTGCGAAGACCGATCTTCAGACGGAGGATTTGGGCTATGTGGGAGAACATCAGATCATTCTCGCCGCGCTTCAGGATAATTTACCCCCTAGTTCCCATCTGCAATGGATTCGTCCCGCCGAAGTGATCGCTGTGGATTATCAGCCAGAGCAAGTCGTTTTAACGATTAAGCAAAATCAGACGGAATCCAAGATTCAAGCCAAGTTAGTGATTGGAGCCGATGGAGCTAAGTCACGTTTGCGTTCTCTGGCCGGTATTCAAACCAAGGGTTGGAAATATTGGCAGTCCTGTGTGGCCTTTACGATTCATCATCAAGCCCCCCGTAATGACATTGCTTTTGAACGTTTTTGGTACAGTGGCCCGATGGGAGTCTTGCCCTTGCCAGACAACCGTTGTCAAATTGTCTGGACATTGCCCCACGCCCAGGCCCAAGCCTTGACCGCAACGGATGAAGCCGATTTTTTGCAACAGTTACAAACTCGTTTAGCCGGTAGCTTAGGCCCCATTTCCCTGGTTAGCCCCCGCCGTCTTTTTCCTGTGCAGTTGATGCAAAGCGATCGCTATATTCAACCTCGTTTAGCCTTAGTGGGAGATGCGGCCCATTGTTGTCATCCGGTTGGCGGTCAGGGACTCAATATGGGCATTCGGGATGCAGCAGCCCTGGCCGAAGTGATTCAAACCGCTTTTGAACAGGGAGAAGATTTTGGGAGTTTAGGGGTGCTAAAACGCTATGAACGGTGGCGTAAACCTGAAAATTTAATCATTCTGGGCTTTACCGATTTACTTGATCGATTGTTCTCTAATGACTGGTTATTGATCGTTCTGATCCGTCGTTTAGGCTTGGGAATTCTCGCTCAGTTTGCCCCCGTTAAGATTTTAGCTCTCAAATTAATGACCGGCCTATTAGGTCGTCAACCCCGATTAGCACAACCTTATACCAAATTTCTAAATACCTGA
- the tilS gene encoding tRNA lysidine(34) synthetase TilS: MVWTELHRKLHITLKQRGFLPQGERILIAVSGGQDSVCLLRLLLDLRTKWHWTLAIAHCDHAWPTDEGIAEHVKNLAQAWQLPYFAKVAVNLKETEAAAREWRYQALIAIAQEQHFSLIVTGHTQSDRAETLLYNLIRGAGSNGLQALGWQRPLTSEIQLLRPLLEITREETGHCCQQLQLPLWEDVLNEKLDYARNRIRQQLIPYLQSQFNPQVEKNLAQTVDILQAEVDYLEQVSNQLWPDIASQEGQSLNRSKLREIPLALQRRIIRRFLQQRLQKSPTFEQIEALIFLITAPNRSCSSSLPHNSLVQVQGENLIFIQAGN; this comes from the coding sequence ATGGTCTGGACAGAACTTCATCGTAAACTTCATATCACTTTGAAACAACGCGGTTTCTTGCCTCAGGGAGAACGAATTTTAATTGCAGTATCGGGGGGACAGGATTCGGTTTGCTTACTGCGATTGTTGTTGGATCTGCGGACAAAATGGCATTGGACATTGGCGATCGCCCATTGTGATCATGCCTGGCCTACGGATGAAGGGATTGCAGAGCACGTAAAAAATTTAGCTCAAGCTTGGCAATTACCCTACTTTGCCAAGGTAGCAGTTAATCTCAAGGAAACAGAAGCTGCTGCGCGGGAATGGCGTTATCAAGCTCTGATTGCGATCGCCCAGGAACAACATTTTTCTCTTATTGTCACGGGCCATACTCAAAGCGATCGCGCCGAAACCCTTCTTTATAACCTGATTCGTGGAGCCGGAAGTAATGGTTTACAGGCTTTAGGGTGGCAACGACCATTAACCTCGGAGATACAACTGCTGCGGCCCTTATTAGAGATTACTCGTGAAGAAACAGGTCACTGTTGTCAACAATTACAACTACCCCTTTGGGAAGATGTTCTTAATGAAAAATTAGACTACGCCCGTAATCGTATCCGCCAGCAATTAATTCCCTATCTACAGAGCCAATTTAATCCCCAGGTGGAAAAAAATTTGGCCCAAACAGTGGATATTTTACAAGCTGAAGTCGATTATTTAGAACAAGTGAGTAATCAGCTTTGGCCAGATATTGCGAGTCAGGAAGGTCAAAGTCTTAATCGTTCCAAACTAAGAGAAATTCCCCTGGCTTTACAGCGACGGATTATTCGCAGATTTCTCCAGCAAAGGTTACAAAAAAGCCCAACTTTTGAGCAAATAGAAGCTCTTATTTTCCTGATCACGGCTCCTAATCGAAGTTGTTCTAGTTCCTTACCACATAACAGTTTGGTTCAGGTACAGGGAGAGAATTTAATTTTTATTCAGGCAGGAAATTAA
- a CDS encoding IS4 family transposase: protein MARQHPRRKGNPDLRRKTNQPGVEIPEITKELFELLEPTMFTPLKYLQGTHEKMMRDRVLNLPIMVALVLSIVYRQIAGISEAVRLLEEEGLLWVASLKVSKQAVSKRMMNVPAEIFAILLKGVLEKAAEKGKKLQVGEKWEKIREKFSAVWIADGSTLEQIRKNMKISKEEKSKLGGKIMMVVEAFTQRPVTLWYTENDKSNDKIWCEELAAKLPENGLILVDMGFFSFVWFDLLTEAKKFFLTRFRAGTSYKTKQVLSQGSHYRDEIIIMGNYRSNPCKHPVRLVSVLWGTIWYQYLTNVLSPEQLSAEEVCDLYRRRWTIEEAFLLTKRLLGLAYLWVGNKNGVQIQIICTLIFYTVLNQLVGEVAIALNQPKEKISVEMVFRSLYYVAKAIARGEKPDTVTYLAERAKLFGLVKAERKRHREKAALNQQIWEPIPLS, encoded by the coding sequence ATGGCAAGACAACATCCTCGGAGAAAAGGAAACCCAGACTTACGTCGTAAGACAAATCAGCCAGGGGTAGAAATCCCTGAAATAACAAAAGAGTTGTTTGAATTACTAGAACCCACAATGTTTACACCATTAAAATATTTACAGGGAACTCATGAGAAAATGATGAGAGATAGGGTATTAAATTTACCAATAATGGTGGCATTAGTGTTAAGTATAGTGTATCGTCAAATAGCGGGTATAAGTGAAGCGGTAAGACTGTTAGAGGAAGAGGGATTGCTATGGGTAGCATCATTAAAAGTAAGCAAACAGGCAGTATCAAAAAGAATGATGAATGTGCCAGCCGAAATATTTGCAATATTACTAAAAGGAGTGTTAGAAAAAGCAGCCGAAAAAGGGAAGAAGCTCCAAGTAGGAGAAAAATGGGAAAAAATAAGAGAAAAGTTTAGTGCAGTGTGGATAGCAGATGGCTCAACGCTAGAGCAGATAAGGAAAAATATGAAAATAAGTAAAGAAGAAAAGAGTAAATTGGGGGGTAAAATAATGATGGTAGTGGAAGCCTTTACCCAAAGACCCGTTACTTTATGGTACACAGAAAATGATAAATCAAATGATAAAATATGGTGTGAAGAATTGGCAGCTAAATTACCAGAAAATGGTTTAATTCTCGTAGATATGGGATTTTTTAGCTTTGTGTGGTTTGATTTGTTAACAGAAGCTAAAAAGTTTTTTCTAACCAGATTTAGAGCGGGTACATCTTACAAAACCAAACAAGTATTGTCTCAAGGTAGTCATTACAGAGATGAGATTATCATTATGGGAAATTACCGTTCTAATCCTTGCAAGCATCCGGTGAGATTAGTCTCAGTATTATGGGGAACAATCTGGTATCAGTATTTAACAAATGTGTTGTCTCCCGAACAACTGTCCGCCGAAGAGGTCTGTGATTTATATCGAAGACGATGGACAATCGAAGAAGCCTTTTTATTAACGAAAAGACTTTTAGGACTAGCCTATTTATGGGTAGGGAATAAGAATGGTGTCCAAATCCAGATTATTTGCACTTTGATTTTCTATACGGTCTTAAATCAATTGGTAGGGGAAGTGGCGATTGCTCTAAATCAACCGAAAGAAAAAATCTCAGTAGAGATGGTGTTTCGGAGTCTATACTATGTAGCGAAGGCTATTGCTAGAGGAGAAAAGCCTGATACAGTAACCTATCTGGCTGAACGTGCTAAGTTATTTGGTTTGGTCAAAGCTGAGAGAAAGCGACATCGAGAAAAGGCCGCTCTCAATCAACAAATTTGGGAACCCATTCCTTTAAGTTGA
- a CDS encoding DUF4164 domain-containing protein: MTTTPKTTVTYSLEDILARIEDKMDARFDKMDARFEKVDRQLTEINQRLTKLEVGQAELSGDIKALDERLSGDIKALDERLSGEIKTLDERLSGNIKTLSEKVDGLGKRLDNQEFLNRGVVVAVLAALIAGGAKLFGFWSCSKPVEKSNNK, from the coding sequence ATGACAACAACACCAAAAACCACCGTTACCTATAGCCTAGAAGACATCCTTGCGCGTATTGAGGATAAGATGGATGCGCGTTTCGATAAGATGGATGCTCGTTTTGAAAAAGTTGATCGCCAATTAACGGAAATAAACCAACGGTTAACGAAACTGGAGGTGGGACAGGCTGAGTTGTCGGGAGATATTAAGGCTCTTGATGAACGGTTATCAGGAGATATTAAGGCTCTTGATGAAAGATTATCGGGGGAAATCAAAACTCTGGATGAAAGGTTATCGGGGAATATTAAGACATTGAGTGAAAAAGTGGATGGGCTTGGTAAGCGTTTGGATAATCAGGAGTTTTTGAATCGTGGGGTTGTGGTGGCGGTTTTAGCGGCCTTAATTGCAGGCGGAGCTAAGTTATTTGGATTCTGGTCGTGTTCTAAACCTGTGGAAAAGAGTAATAATAAATAA